In the genome of Patescibacteria group bacterium, one region contains:
- a CDS encoding NAD(P)-dependent oxidoreductase, whose product MIDTSRILITGASGQLGRAFSVLLGDAMFTSRLELDCSWDTCKIISALEVLQPAAILHTAAYTNVDGAESDPAMALRVNGYATGALVEYCRSTGIPIVYFSTDYVLNSKSIEGHTESEVPNPQSVYGVSKYVGELYVGTYSRGTTIRLSGVFGEGANFVNTLLRLSESLNIIPVVCDQVMRPTYAPDAVQATLQLLEQHWSNGEWRLPPIIHMQNSGPAESWAQYAQQIFFLAGKKTRVQEIMFEHYAKNRLPKKTAPRPSDSILDCTLLESLGVDMSNWTESLKSFVENRPRT is encoded by the coding sequence ATGATTGATACTTCGCGCATTCTTATTACCGGTGCTTCAGGGCAGCTCGGAAGGGCGTTTAGCGTGCTTCTTGGCGATGCCATGTTCACCTCGCGCCTTGAACTCGATTGTTCATGGGATACTTGCAAAATTATCTCGGCACTCGAAGTTCTTCAGCCTGCTGCAATTCTTCACACTGCTGCGTATACCAATGTTGATGGCGCAGAATCTGACCCCGCAATGGCACTGAGAGTAAACGGATACGCAACGGGAGCATTGGTGGAGTATTGCCGCTCAACTGGCATTCCGATCGTGTATTTTTCCACCGATTATGTTTTGAATTCCAAGTCGATTGAGGGGCATACCGAGAGCGAAGTTCCAAATCCTCAATCTGTGTACGGAGTATCGAAATATGTGGGGGAATTGTATGTGGGAACCTATTCAAGAGGAACAACTATTCGCTTGAGTGGCGTATTTGGGGAAGGAGCTAATTTTGTCAACACACTACTGCGACTTTCTGAATCGCTCAACATCATACCCGTGGTATGCGATCAGGTGATGCGACCTACCTATGCGCCGGATGCAGTACAGGCAACACTGCAGCTTCTTGAACAGCATTGGAGTAATGGAGAATGGCGTCTGCCGCCAATAATTCATATGCAAAACAGCGGACCTGCTGAGAGCTGGGCGCAGTATGCGCAGCAAATCTTTTTTCTTGCAGGAAAAAAAACGCGTGTGCAGGAGATCATGTTTGAGCACTATGCGAAAAACAGACTTCCAAAGAAAACTGCCCCACGCCCCTCGGATTCGATACTTGATTGCACACTCCTCGAGAGTCTTGGTGTAGATATGTCAAACTGGACAGAATCACTCAAGTCTTTCGTCGAAAATCGTCCCCGAACATGA
- a CDS encoding DUF192 domain-containing protein, with protein sequence MDQSQQQQSSFKSLFVFLIATLVIIGIGYGGYTVFLRKNDRSGIPGANKEQPANTQIVKQETPSIKVIQKKQDEKNQKIQQQNALPEEEQEIPVIPQPILNPERATTPSPVRGASVPTPTLYPMTIKATAISVELAETRDQQEHGLGGRTGLAEDRGLLYILRKPDFYTFWMKDMKFPIDIIWIDKDQKVIDISHSLTPDTYPRIFQPVHPAQIILEVASGFAKKHDIKIGDPVSVPKIQQ encoded by the coding sequence ATGGATCAATCTCAGCAGCAACAATCATCATTTAAGTCATTATTCGTTTTTCTTATTGCAACCCTTGTTATTATTGGCATTGGGTATGGAGGGTATACTGTGTTTCTACGAAAGAACGATCGTAGCGGCATTCCTGGCGCAAACAAGGAACAGCCTGCGAATACTCAAATAGTAAAACAAGAAACCCCTTCAATAAAAGTCATACAAAAGAAGCAGGATGAGAAAAATCAAAAAATTCAGCAACAGAATGCCTTACCGGAGGAAGAGCAAGAAATTCCTGTGATCCCCCAGCCGATATTGAATCCGGAACGAGCGACAACGCCATCTCCAGTGCGGGGTGCTTCTGTTCCGACGCCAACACTGTATCCCATGACTATCAAAGCAACAGCCATATCTGTTGAGCTTGCTGAAACGCGTGATCAGCAGGAGCATGGCCTGGGCGGGCGCACGGGTCTTGCGGAGGATCGGGGCTTACTGTATATACTTCGAAAACCGGATTTTTATACATTCTGGATGAAGGATATGAAATTTCCCATTGATATCATTTGGATTGATAAGGATCAAAAAGTCATTGATATTTCCCATAGCCTTACGCCCGATACATATCCTAGGATTTTCCAGCCGGTCCACCCGGCGCAGATCATTCTCGAAGTCGCTTCGGGTTTTGCAAAAAAACACGACATTAAGATCGGCGACCCGGTATCCGTCCCCAAAATTCAACAATAG
- a CDS encoding nucleoside triphosphate pyrophosphohydrolase family protein yields the protein MTFEEYQRESQKTATYPVIGLPFVYPTLGLAGETGEVVEKVKKIFRDNNSTITEEQTQELVKEMGDVLWYLTQLATTLGVSLEDVARMNMEKLRSRLERDALHGDGDNR from the coding sequence ATGACATTTGAAGAATACCAGCGCGAATCACAGAAAACCGCAACGTATCCTGTTATTGGATTGCCGTTTGTCTATCCGACACTCGGGTTGGCAGGGGAGACCGGAGAAGTGGTGGAAAAAGTCAAAAAAATCTTTCGCGACAACAACAGCACCATCACCGAAGAGCAGACACAGGAACTAGTTAAAGAAATGGGTGATGTGCTTTGGTATTTGACACAGCTTGCAACAACACTTGGTGTCTCTCTTGAAGATGTTGCGCGCATGAATATGGAAAAACTTCGTTCGCGCCTTGAACGTGACGCACTCCATGGAGACGGCGACAACCGTTGA
- a CDS encoding NUDIX domain-containing protein — protein MSLPKEHSYGVVAVKIVAGCAQYLVVFHRSGHWGLPKGHMQEGETEVQTALRELQEEGGVSVCDILPGVSFNEQYHCTYGGIEYDKTVTYFLGIVRHEMEEYTDPDGDIIERAWLAYEDALERLTYSQKKEILIEANDYLTLHSQCYKT, from the coding sequence ATGAGCTTACCAAAGGAACATTCATATGGTGTTGTTGCTGTGAAAATTGTGGCAGGCTGCGCGCAGTATCTTGTTGTGTTCCATCGAAGCGGACACTGGGGATTGCCCAAGGGACACATGCAAGAGGGCGAAACTGAAGTTCAAACGGCACTGAGAGAATTACAAGAAGAAGGAGGCGTAAGCGTATGCGATATTCTGCCGGGCGTATCGTTCAATGAACAGTATCACTGCACCTATGGCGGTATTGAATATGATAAAACCGTTACCTATTTTCTTGGAATAGTGCGCCACGAGATGGAAGAATATACGGATCCGGATGGTGACATTATTGAGCGCGCATGGCTTGCCTATGAAGATGCTTTGGAACGATTGACATACTCGCAAAAAAAAGAAATACTCATCGAGGCGAATGACTATCTTACCCTACACTCGCAGTGTTATAAAACATAA
- a CDS encoding magnesium transporter CorA family protein, with product MISYRYRNIKDEGLRTLKEFKIGSWVNVENPSLQEITALSKLLGLEESLIHDALDVYEAPRIEVERGIVYVFTRYPVVDTTNTVTLPILIVIGEQFFLTVCTQECSLLAQTREMKNVFSTQKTKLFLQVFSQITSAYTTYLHQMNKNIRMSMLKLERITNNDIVEFVRYEGILSDFLYSMEQTHTVLKNVLSGKFLPLYDQDEDLAEDIVLNYGQLMEMCRSNLRTIANIRAAYSTITTNTLNRTMKLLTSLTILVTIPTMISSLYGMNVALPGSGSSVAFYWIIGFIVGSAGVVTLVFMKNKWL from the coding sequence ATGATTTCCTATAGGTATAGAAATATTAAAGATGAAGGTTTGCGGACACTCAAAGAATTTAAAATTGGTTCTTGGGTTAATGTTGAGAATCCATCCTTACAAGAAATTACAGCGCTTTCAAAACTCCTCGGACTTGAAGAAAGTTTGATTCATGATGCGCTTGATGTGTATGAAGCGCCACGCATTGAGGTGGAGCGGGGGATTGTCTATGTGTTTACGCGGTATCCTGTTGTTGATACGACAAACACAGTAACGCTGCCGATTCTTATTGTTATCGGAGAACAGTTTTTCCTCACAGTCTGTACGCAGGAGTGTTCGCTATTGGCACAGACTCGCGAAATGAAAAATGTGTTTTCAACGCAAAAAACAAAATTATTTTTACAAGTATTTTCTCAAATTACGAGTGCGTATACGACATACCTTCACCAGATGAACAAGAACATTCGTATGTCTATGCTCAAGCTCGAACGTATTACCAATAACGATATTGTTGAATTTGTCCGCTATGAAGGGATTTTAAGCGATTTTTTGTATTCTATGGAGCAGACGCATACCGTTCTCAAAAATGTGCTTTCCGGAAAGTTTCTGCCTCTCTATGACCAGGATGAGGATTTGGCGGAAGACATTGTGCTGAATTATGGGCAGCTCATGGAAATGTGCCGGTCGAATCTGAGAACAATCGCCAATATCCGTGCGGCGTATTCCACTATTACGACCAATACATTGAATCGCACCATGAAGCTTCTTACTTCACTTACGATACTTGTTACGATCCCGACAATGATTTCGAGTCTGTATGGCATGAATGTGGCGCTGCCGGGAAGCGGCTCGTCAGTAGCATTTTATTGGATTATCGGATTCATCGTCGGCAGTGCCGGCGTTGTTACGCTTGTTTTCATGAAAAATAAATGGCTATGA
- a CDS encoding PEP-utilizing enzyme, translating into MQKLRPTVKRDLSLFSIEAWEKGYRKYLPDTLGWDYPIIFHYDGTRVHFYHTEQDFSHFKHSITQRLINDDALFEKLNEQFKKNIFTLREFLHTISGENLQEISDLIGTIMAFYIFVVSDAFVATRASAWESRTLSEGILYDLDEHVERHMKQRLREKCFGESVSHVLRLSDYEALMNGEQKILDNISHRLGGYIIRDSVLSTDITFETFCSRSGYVLPEIVVKAPDSTELRGTVAYQGTARGRVKIVHRKEDLATIKEGDILVACMTNATYIFGMKMAGAIVTDEGGITCHAAIMARELGKPCITGTREATKRLKDGDSVVVDAYQGIVKICS; encoded by the coding sequence ATGCAAAAACTACGTCCGACCGTAAAGCGCGATTTAAGCCTTTTTTCTATTGAAGCATGGGAGAAGGGGTATCGGAAGTATTTACCAGATACTCTCGGTTGGGATTATCCGATTATTTTTCATTACGATGGGACAAGGGTGCACTTTTATCATACCGAGCAGGACTTTTCTCATTTTAAACACAGCATCACACAACGTCTTATAAATGACGATGCGCTTTTTGAGAAGCTCAATGAACAATTTAAAAAAAACATTTTCACACTTCGCGAGTTTTTGCATACTATCAGTGGCGAAAATCTACAAGAAATTTCTGATCTCATAGGAACAATCATGGCGTTTTATATATTTGTTGTGAGTGATGCATTCGTTGCCACGCGCGCGAGCGCATGGGAGTCACGTACGTTATCCGAGGGCATCCTGTATGATCTTGACGAGCATGTTGAACGGCATATGAAGCAAAGATTACGAGAAAAATGTTTTGGTGAAAGCGTATCACATGTCCTTCGCTTGTCGGACTATGAAGCTCTGATGAATGGCGAACAAAAAATTCTCGATAATATTTCACACCGTCTTGGCGGATATATTATACGTGATTCTGTATTGAGCACCGATATTACATTTGAAACATTTTGCAGTAGGAGTGGATATGTTCTTCCAGAAATTGTAGTGAAAGCACCAGATTCGACTGAGCTTCGCGGCACTGTGGCGTATCAGGGCACTGCAAGGGGTCGGGTGAAAATAGTCCACCGAAAAGAAGACCTTGCAACCATTAAAGAAGGAGATATTTTAGTTGCATGCATGACAAATGCAACATATATTTTTGGTATGAAAATGGCCGGGGCGATTGTTACTGACGAAGGCGGTATCACCTGTCATGCTGCAATTATGGCGCGCGAGCTTGGCAAGCCGTGCATTACCGGAACACGAGAAGCAACCAAGAGATTAAAAGATGGCGATAGTGTAGTAGTGGACGCCTATCAAGGAATTGTGAAGATATGTAGTTGA
- a CDS encoding dTDP-4-dehydrorhamnose 3,5-epimerase family protein produces the protein MKINTTSIPDLLYITDIPIFSDERGSFRTPFRIDMGTYPQLAWLETKQWNISENERGATRGIHAEPWNKFVHVITGKAFAAIVDLTFGEAPRRIEIFELDATCALYIPKGCGNSFQALDFTIYAYLTSELWQAGEKYLAVSLDDPELAIDWPIKDPERIISDKDRALPTCVEVFGEKMVVGYD, from the coding sequence ATGAAAATCAATACAACATCAATTCCTGACCTTCTCTATATCACCGATATCCCAATCTTTTCTGATGAGCGAGGAAGTTTCCGAACGCCATTCAGAATAGATATGGGTACCTATCCTCAACTTGCATGGCTTGAGACTAAGCAGTGGAATATCTCTGAAAATGAGCGGGGAGCGACACGCGGCATTCATGCGGAACCCTGGAATAAGTTTGTGCATGTGATTACCGGCAAAGCCTTTGCCGCTATTGTCGACCTTACTTTTGGTGAAGCCCCTCGACGTATAGAAATATTCGAGCTGGATGCAACATGTGCATTATATATTCCCAAAGGTTGCGGTAATTCATTCCAAGCTCTTGACTTCACCATTTATGCGTATTTGACGAGTGAGCTATGGCAGGCCGGAGAAAAATACTTAGCCGTGTCGCTCGATGATCCAGAATTGGCGATAGACTGGCCGATTAAGGATCCCGAACGGATCATAAGCGATAAAGATCGTGCGCTTCCAACATGCGTTGAAGTGTTTGGTGAAAAAATGGTTGTTGGCTATGATTGA
- a CDS encoding MGMT family protein, with translation MKICFKERVLTVVRGITPGHVMTYQHVAQRAGSSRAARAVGTIMRGNHDESVPCHRVIRSDGTLGGYNGGGTEKKKELLKREGYYSHV, from the coding sequence ATGAAGATCTGCTTCAAAGAACGAGTACTTACTGTTGTGCGCGGCATCACACCGGGCCATGTCATGACCTATCAACACGTTGCGCAACGTGCGGGTAGTTCCCGGGCAGCCCGCGCCGTTGGGACGATCATGCGTGGCAATCATGATGAAAGTGTGCCGTGCCATCGTGTTATTCGATCGGATGGAACACTTGGCGGGTATAACGGCGGAGGAACAGAAAAGAAAAAAGAACTCTTAAAACGAGAAGGCTATTATTCGCATGTATGA